One genomic region from Vitis riparia cultivar Riparia Gloire de Montpellier isolate 1030 chromosome 17, EGFV_Vit.rip_1.0, whole genome shotgun sequence encodes:
- the LOC117904926 gene encoding 50S ribosomal protein L7/L12: protein MKFTALVKTVRVHPTLPKIIGPLQSRFFQHDFVPREPNAKPRRYKYPPFYDPYGPKPPPSEKVVELAERIAALAPEERRQIGPMLKDRLSLPKTQVISTEGMELGSQGGAAAGAGKVEEKVEKTAFDVKLEKFEAAAKIKVIKEVRAFTSLGLKEAKDLVEKVPVVIKQGITKDEANDIIEKIKAAGGVAVME from the coding sequence ATGAAGTTTACTGCACTTGTCAAAACTGTTCGTGTTCATCCAACTCTCCCCAAAATAATCGGGCCTTTGCAATCTCGTTTTTTCCAACATGATTTTGTTCCAAGAGAGCCTAATGCCAAGCCCAGGAGGTACAAATATCCGCCCTTCTATGATCCCTATGGCCCTAAGCCTCCACCCTCCGAAAAAGTCGTGGAGCTTGCGGAACGAATTGCAGCCCTAGCCCCTGAAGAACGGCGGCAAATTGGTCCCATGCTGAAAGATAGGCTGAGCCTTCCGAAGACGCAAGTGATTTCAACAGAAGGAATGGAATTGGGTTCCCAGGGAGGGGCAGCCGCAGGAGCCGGAAAggttgaggaaaaggtggagaaaaCAGCATTTGATGTGAAATTGGAGAAGTTTGAAGCAGCTGCAAAAATCAAGGTGATCAAGGAAGTGAGGGCTTTTACTAGTCTGGGGTTGAAGGAGGCCAAAGACCTTGTTGAGAAGGTGCCTGTTGTGATCAAACAAGGGATCACTAAAGATGAGGCAAATGACATAATAGAGAAGATAAAGGCTGCTGGAGGAGTTGCAGTGATGGAATAG